Proteins from a single region of Terriglobales bacterium:
- a CDS encoding TonB-dependent receptor: protein MAGYLGDAEKSAYSEMSRHPDCGSANMYKVQLTNSNPQLRMRIALRPFLCLALLAPSLPAQTPHPSIPVAPTKHPGTSLTIVVTDENNVVVPDALVSMTDTQSAEILRAQTDAAGRGRFLNLNSDDVFTLRVEKKNFYPITKQDLRITGAQTLEIDIPHVQELKETVNVTASVQEIDPAKTADTKTLGTPEIINIPYPTSRDIRNLLPFLPQVVQDSTGQVHVAGADTYETTDVLDGFDITAPVSGSLSMRFSADAVREVSVESTRVSTQFGKESGGIINFNTGMGDDHLRFDATNFIPTWQNKNGKGFSFDKWVPRATVSGPIKKGKIWFFDSADAEYANYVFKDLPEGSDHDPFLRGSNLAKVQVNLRPTDIVNFSFLNNVQDEDRQGLSLTTPTSATVRRDFNSYLGTVKELHYFSRGALLETGFGWNFFRDEYHPQGPNAFVITPNGNLGNYFEKFHGTSRRAQGIANLFLNPFTVAGRHEVKFGAQIAQINFTQQYQDQPFLLLRADGTLYRRSVLPPVTSLDRNNLEIGSYIEDRWSPLERVLVQPGVRFDWDEILRRPLFSPRIAGTYVLGRGHNTKVSAGVGIYHERTHLDYLARAMTGPRLDYYYDALGTTLIGPPLVTSFAVDQSSLREPRFLNWSAAIEQKFPAGIYGAFEYLQKRGTDGFVFHNLNTASDLSGNYVLTNDRRDRYRSVQISGRKHFHGDYNFYTAYTHSYAHSNAVVNYSLNNPIFSTQMGGPLPWDVPNRVISWGWFPTPFKRVDLVYSLDYHTGFPWTAVNQSQQIVGLPYSHRIPAYFSANPGLEWRFSFRGYALALRGVAENVTDRQNPAFVRNNVDSPDYATYGGFRGRAFTARIRFLGRK from the coding sequence ATGGCAGGTTACCTCGGTGACGCGGAAAAGTCGGCGTATTCGGAAATGTCACGGCATCCTGATTGTGGTTCTGCGAATATGTACAAGGTGCAGCTCACAAACAGCAACCCACAATTGCGAATGCGGATCGCATTGCGACCGTTTTTGTGCCTTGCACTGCTTGCGCCATCGCTGCCGGCGCAAACCCCGCATCCTTCGATCCCAGTGGCTCCGACGAAGCATCCGGGAACCTCGCTGACAATTGTTGTTACGGACGAAAACAATGTGGTTGTTCCGGATGCTTTGGTGTCTATGACCGACACACAGAGCGCCGAAATACTGCGTGCCCAAACCGACGCCGCTGGCCGGGGAAGGTTTCTCAATCTCAATTCGGATGACGTATTTACCTTAAGGGTAGAAAAAAAGAACTTTTATCCAATCACCAAGCAGGACTTGAGAATCACTGGAGCACAAACGCTCGAAATCGATATTCCCCATGTACAGGAGCTGAAGGAAACGGTCAATGTAACCGCTTCAGTCCAGGAGATCGATCCAGCCAAGACCGCCGACACCAAGACTCTTGGCACTCCGGAGATCATCAACATTCCCTATCCGACGTCGCGCGACATTCGCAATCTCTTGCCGTTTCTGCCGCAAGTAGTGCAAGACTCGACTGGGCAAGTTCACGTTGCCGGAGCCGACACTTACGAAACCACCGACGTGCTCGATGGCTTCGACATTACCGCGCCCGTAAGTGGCAGCCTTTCCATGCGATTCAGTGCCGATGCCGTCCGTGAAGTTAGCGTGGAGAGCACGCGGGTATCGACCCAGTTCGGGAAGGAGTCGGGCGGAATCATTAACTTCAACACCGGAATGGGTGACGATCACTTGCGCTTCGACGCCACCAATTTCATTCCTACATGGCAGAACAAGAACGGCAAGGGCTTCAGCTTCGACAAGTGGGTCCCGCGTGCGACCGTGTCTGGACCGATCAAGAAAGGCAAGATCTGGTTCTTCGACTCCGCCGACGCTGAGTACGCCAACTACGTGTTCAAGGATCTGCCCGAAGGTTCCGACCACGATCCGTTCCTACGCGGCAGCAACCTCGCTAAGGTACAAGTCAATCTTCGCCCGACCGACATTGTCAATTTTAGTTTTCTGAACAACGTGCAAGACGAGGATCGCCAGGGGCTCTCGCTCACAACGCCTACCTCAGCGACCGTGAGGCGCGACTTCAACTCCTACCTCGGCACCGTAAAGGAACTGCACTATTTCTCCCGGGGAGCGCTGCTTGAAACTGGATTTGGGTGGAACTTCTTCCGCGATGAGTACCATCCGCAGGGGCCGAATGCGTTTGTGATCACTCCGAACGGCAACCTGGGGAACTACTTCGAAAAATTTCACGGCACCTCGCGCCGTGCACAGGGAATCGCGAACCTGTTTCTGAATCCGTTCACGGTAGCTGGGCGTCATGAAGTAAAATTCGGCGCCCAAATCGCTCAGATTAACTTCACCCAGCAATATCAGGATCAACCGTTTCTGCTGCTCCGGGCTGATGGCACCCTGTATCGCCGCAGTGTGCTGCCGCCCGTCACCTCGCTGGATCGCAACAATCTGGAGATCGGATCCTATATCGAGGACCGCTGGTCGCCTCTTGAGCGAGTGCTGGTGCAACCCGGAGTTCGTTTCGATTGGGACGAGATCCTGCGTCGTCCGTTGTTTTCACCTCGTATCGCAGGCACTTATGTGCTCGGGAGGGGACACAATACCAAGGTCTCCGCGGGTGTGGGGATTTACCACGAACGCACGCACCTGGATTATCTGGCTCGGGCCATGACCGGACCGCGATTGGACTACTATTACGACGCACTCGGAACCACCCTGATCGGGCCTCCATTGGTGACGAGCTTCGCGGTAGATCAAAGCTCGCTGCGCGAGCCGCGATTCTTAAATTGGAGCGCGGCCATCGAACAAAAGTTTCCGGCCGGCATCTACGGCGCCTTCGAGTATCTGCAGAAGCGCGGTACTGATGGCTTCGTGTTTCACAACCTCAACACTGCGTCGGACCTGTCGGGCAACTACGTTCTGACCAATGATCGCCGGGATCGCTATCGTTCGGTACAGATCAGCGGCCGCAAGCACTTCCACGGCGACTACAACTTTTACACCGCATATACGCATTCGTATGCGCATTCCAATGCGGTGGTGAATTATTCGCTCAACAATCCAATCTTCAGCACTCAGATGGGTGGGCCCCTGCCCTGGGACGTACCGAACCGTGTCATCAGCTGGGGATGGTTTCCCACGCCATTTAAGCGAGTCGACCTCGTTTACTCGCTCGACTATCACACGGGATTTCCCTGGACAGCAGTAAACCAGAGTCAGCAGATCGTCGGTCTGCCCTACTCCCACCGCATTCCGGCCTACTTTTCGGCGAATCCGGGACTCGAATGGCGCTTCAGTTTTCGTGGATACGCTTTGGCACTACGCGGAGTCGCCGAGAATGTAACGGATCGCCAGAACCCAGCGTTTGTGAGGAATAACGTCGATTCTCCCGACTACGCGACGTATGGCGGTTTTCGCGGGCGGGCCTTTACAGCGAGAATAAGGTTTTTGGGGCGCAAATGA
- the frdA gene encoding fumarate reductase (quinol) flavoprotein subunit codes for MDTSSHDVLLVGGGGAGLRAAIAVAETNPNLRIAVISKVYPMRSHTVAAEGGAAGVAKADDSLDEHCYDTISGGDWLCDQDAVEAFVREAPQELLRLEHWGCPWSREPDGHIAVRAFGGMKNKRTWFAADKTGFHMLHTLFQTTLKYDEIHRYDEWFVTKLLVDDGRVQGVVAIELMSGRIQAITAKAVIMCTGGCGRVFPYTTNAAIKTGDGMALVYRAGGPLKDMEFVQYHPTGLPFTGILITEAARAEGGYLINKDGYRYLQDYNLGKPEPKPVLRSMELGPRDRLSQAFVKEFDKGRTIDGPYGPVVHLDLRHLGAKLINQKLPFVRELCLKYEGLDPVTQLIPVRPVVHYMMGGISTDIDGVTPLRGLFAAGECACVSINGANRLGSNSLPEILVFGARAGKVAAEYASGVPDTVSLPILRQAEDERRRLEQDLLRKSGGKERVATIREAMQKAVEDGAGIYRTEKSLRDAAAKLGELQERAQNLLIDDHSRTFNTELLSALELTCMLDVAETMVHSALSRTESRGAHQRTDYPARDDANFLAHSVVTRSSDGSVHIEYTPVVITRWPPGERVYGQQPTLTAAKA; via the coding sequence ATGGACACCTCTTCCCACGACGTCTTACTCGTTGGTGGTGGCGGCGCAGGTCTGCGCGCGGCAATCGCCGTTGCTGAGACCAATCCGAACCTACGCATCGCGGTTATCTCCAAGGTATATCCCATGCGGAGCCATACGGTTGCCGCCGAGGGTGGCGCCGCAGGCGTGGCCAAAGCCGACGACTCTCTCGACGAACATTGCTATGACACCATCTCAGGCGGTGACTGGCTCTGCGATCAGGATGCGGTTGAGGCTTTTGTCAGGGAAGCTCCGCAGGAGCTTTTGCGTCTCGAACATTGGGGATGTCCGTGGAGTCGCGAGCCCGATGGTCATATCGCGGTACGCGCGTTTGGCGGAATGAAGAACAAGCGCACGTGGTTCGCTGCCGACAAGACCGGCTTCCACATGCTGCACACGCTGTTTCAGACCACGCTGAAGTACGACGAAATCCATCGCTACGACGAATGGTTCGTCACGAAATTGCTCGTCGACGATGGCCGCGTGCAAGGCGTAGTCGCAATCGAATTGATGTCGGGCCGCATTCAGGCGATCACGGCAAAAGCGGTGATCATGTGCACGGGCGGCTGTGGCCGCGTCTTCCCGTACACAACTAATGCAGCGATCAAGACGGGCGACGGCATGGCTCTCGTCTATCGCGCGGGTGGGCCACTGAAGGACATGGAGTTTGTGCAGTATCACCCTACAGGACTTCCCTTTACGGGAATCCTCATCACTGAAGCCGCGCGCGCTGAGGGCGGATACCTGATCAACAAGGACGGATACCGCTATCTTCAGGACTACAACCTGGGCAAGCCTGAGCCCAAACCGGTACTGCGCTCGATGGAGCTCGGCCCTCGCGATCGTCTGTCGCAGGCCTTCGTCAAGGAATTCGATAAAGGACGCACCATCGATGGGCCATATGGGCCTGTCGTGCATCTTGACCTGCGCCATCTGGGCGCGAAGCTGATCAATCAGAAGCTGCCGTTCGTGCGTGAGCTGTGCTTGAAGTATGAGGGGCTCGATCCGGTAACGCAGCTCATTCCCGTGCGTCCAGTAGTGCACTACATGATGGGCGGCATTTCTACGGACATAGACGGAGTAACTCCGCTCCGAGGCCTATTCGCCGCAGGCGAGTGCGCATGTGTGAGCATCAACGGAGCCAATCGGCTTGGCTCGAACTCGCTGCCCGAGATTCTGGTCTTTGGCGCACGCGCCGGAAAAGTAGCTGCCGAGTATGCCTCTGGTGTTCCCGACACGGTAAGCCTGCCGATTCTTAGACAAGCAGAGGATGAGCGAAGACGTCTTGAGCAGGACCTTCTCCGCAAGAGTGGCGGCAAGGAGCGGGTGGCTACGATTCGCGAAGCCATGCAGAAGGCAGTCGAAGACGGAGCGGGTATTTATCGAACCGAGAAGTCTTTGCGAGATGCTGCGGCGAAGCTTGGCGAATTACAGGAGCGTGCCCAGAACTTGTTGATCGACGATCATTCGCGCACCTTCAACACCGAGTTGCTGTCGGCGCTGGAATTGACATGCATGCTTGATGTCGCAGAGACGATGGTGCACAGCGCGCTGAGCCGAACGGAATCCCGCGGGGCGCATCAGCGAACCGATTATCCGGCACGCGATGATGCCAACTTTCTTGCCCATTCGGTTGTCACGCGGTCCTCCGATGGATCCGTACACATCGAATACACGCCAGTGGTGATTACGCGCTGGCCTCCTGGGGAACGTGTGTACGGACAACAACCAACGCTAACGGCAGCAAAGGCATAA
- a CDS encoding succinate dehydrogenase/fumarate reductase iron-sulfur subunit, producing MAQTIQLRVSRYSPERDTQPYFQTYEVPVREEWVILDALNYIKDKIDGTLTFRWSCRMGICGSCGYMVNNEPKLGCATFLTQYTPGPVTIEPLKNFPIVRDLVIEITDFLEKLKKVKPWLIHENGDPAGEYLQTPDQLEEFRQHSMCINCLLCYAACPISGLDPIFVGPAALALAHRYNKDSRDQGSAERMAVLSHPEGIWGCTFVGECTKVCPKQVDPAGAIQQYKLAAAIDGIKQFLMPWGQRQEKQ from the coding sequence ATGGCCCAGACGATCCAACTCCGAGTTTCGCGCTACTCTCCCGAACGCGACACCCAACCGTACTTTCAAACCTACGAAGTACCGGTGAGAGAAGAATGGGTGATCCTTGACGCGCTCAATTACATCAAGGACAAGATCGATGGCACCCTTACATTCCGCTGGTCGTGCCGCATGGGAATTTGCGGGAGTTGCGGTTACATGGTGAACAACGAGCCCAAGCTCGGATGCGCGACATTCCTGACGCAATACACACCCGGTCCAGTAACGATCGAGCCGCTCAAAAATTTTCCGATTGTCCGCGATCTCGTAATCGAGATCACCGATTTTCTGGAAAAGCTCAAGAAAGTGAAGCCATGGCTCATTCACGAGAATGGCGACCCGGCTGGCGAGTACCTGCAGACTCCGGATCAGCTCGAAGAATTTCGCCAGCACAGCATGTGCATCAATTGCCTGCTGTGCTATGCAGCATGTCCTATTTCGGGACTGGATCCTATTTTCGTGGGCCCTGCTGCCCTGGCCCTTGCGCATCGCTATAACAAAGACTCGCGAGATCAGGGCTCTGCGGAGCGCATGGCAGTGTTGTCACATCCTGAAGGCATCTGGGGATGCACGTTTGTTGGTGAATGCACGAAGGTCTGCCCGAAGCAGGTAGACCCGGCCGGCGCAATTCAGCAATACAAACTGGCTGCAGCCATCGACGGGATTAAGCAATTCCTCATGCCCTGGGGACAGCGACAGGAGAAGCAATGA
- the frdD gene encoding fumarate reductase subunit FrdD: protein MVNRETEPIFWTLFSAGGVVAALFLPVQLFIFALAVPLGWMHAPTYESMRALAHSPITRLYLFVLCSLPLFHFAHRFRYTLYDGLQIKHLNEVVFAGCYGIAILGTLAAGYLLWTL, encoded by the coding sequence ATGGTTAACCGAGAAACCGAACCGATCTTCTGGACGCTGTTCAGCGCCGGTGGAGTCGTCGCAGCACTCTTTCTACCAGTCCAGTTGTTCATATTCGCGCTGGCGGTGCCACTGGGATGGATGCACGCTCCGACGTACGAATCGATGCGGGCCCTGGCGCATTCTCCTATCACACGCCTCTACTTGTTCGTGCTGTGCTCGCTTCCGTTGTTCCACTTTGCTCACCGGTTTCGCTACACGCTTTATGACGGACTTCAGATCAAACATCTGAACGAAGTCGTGTTCGCGGGATGCTACGGGATCGCAATTTTGGGAACCCTGGCGGCGGGATATTTGCTTTGGACGCTATGA
- a CDS encoding sulfite exporter TauE/SafE family protein, whose translation MKHKNQCVQLLAFLLLAAGPLLAHPMGNFSVNHYSKITLTRGQIELLYIIDMAEIPTFQELQAAGLKADPADPHIAAYLRSKADEFWQGLMLKVDGQPVELECAERQVIFPPGAGALPTMKFGFTCRAPLTRLSSSQHLLEFRDDNFQGRAGWKEVIVHADPALQLVSNAPDKDRSAELSNYPTDLLNSPPQVLSANATFMLPAIALPAPSALFAKKVAAPAASATISAADSQTPTSKATTGPETEPPRLSSNTQGTPRSAFTQLIASDQLSLWFFLTAALIAMGLGALHALEPGHGKTLVAAYLVGSRGTAWHAVLLGIIVTVAHTAGVYALGAVTLYASRYVLPEKLYPWLGAISGLIIVVLGIWLFLRRWVGHDPSLAEDHTHWYDAFASRSSDAVTVGGDGSAAAPARQPVATRQLVILGITGGLVPCPAALVVLLSAVAMHRIALGFYLIVAFSVGLAAVLIAIGLLMVHAGRFLSRLHPNSELVRRRLPLLSAVFITLVGVVLVVQSLKPVGSVQVGSFASPKWLLVAGIGLLLGMRHSTDPDHVIAVTTIVTRLRTLRHASFVGMLWGVGHTLTIFIVGSAIILFDLVIPPRIGLSMEFAVALMLIVLGVLNLTGVLAWFTRRATPASAESQGVTEARAAGSNSERVLDRVLSRFGTYQLVRPLVIGIVHGLAGSAAVALLVLATIHNPVWAIGYLLLFGLGTIAGMMLMTAVIAMPVVWTGKSFVRLNRYMCATSGIVSVAFGLFLVYQIGFVSGLFSAAPKWIPG comes from the coding sequence GTGAAGCATAAAAACCAGTGCGTCCAACTTCTCGCGTTTCTGCTGCTTGCAGCCGGACCACTGCTTGCCCATCCCATGGGCAACTTCAGCGTGAACCACTATTCGAAGATCACCCTGACCCGCGGGCAGATCGAATTGCTCTACATCATCGACATGGCGGAGATCCCCACGTTCCAGGAGCTGCAGGCTGCGGGACTCAAAGCTGATCCAGCAGACCCTCATATCGCCGCGTATCTCAGATCGAAGGCTGACGAGTTTTGGCAGGGTCTGATGCTAAAAGTGGACGGGCAGCCTGTAGAACTGGAATGCGCGGAGCGTCAAGTGATCTTCCCGCCCGGCGCAGGTGCTCTTCCCACAATGAAATTTGGTTTCACCTGCCGGGCGCCGTTGACCAGGCTGAGTTCCAGCCAGCATCTCCTGGAGTTCCGTGATGACAATTTTCAGGGGCGCGCGGGGTGGAAGGAAGTGATCGTCCATGCCGACCCGGCGTTGCAGCTTGTCAGCAATGCGCCGGACAAGGACCGCAGCGCGGAGTTGTCAAACTATCCGACCGATCTGCTGAACAGTCCGCCGCAGGTTCTAAGCGCGAATGCAACGTTCATGTTGCCAGCGATTGCTTTGCCCGCGCCCAGCGCTCTTTTCGCTAAGAAAGTTGCTGCGCCTGCAGCCAGCGCGACGATTTCGGCTGCTGATAGCCAGACTCCAACGAGCAAAGCGACAACAGGACCTGAGACTGAACCACCAAGGCTATCCTCTAATACTCAAGGCACGCCGCGCAGTGCCTTTACGCAATTGATTGCTTCAGACCAGTTGAGCCTCTGGTTTTTTCTTACGGCCGCCCTAATCGCAATGGGCTTGGGCGCGCTGCATGCCCTTGAGCCTGGCCATGGCAAGACACTGGTCGCTGCCTACCTCGTAGGATCGCGTGGTACAGCGTGGCACGCAGTGCTCCTTGGAATAATCGTTACCGTTGCTCATACGGCGGGAGTGTACGCGCTCGGGGCGGTCACTCTATACGCTTCGCGTTATGTTCTTCCCGAGAAGCTGTATCCCTGGCTGGGCGCTATCTCCGGGTTGATCATTGTCGTTTTGGGAATTTGGCTGTTTCTCCGCAGATGGGTGGGTCACGATCCATCCTTGGCGGAAGATCACACGCACTGGTATGACGCTTTTGCCAGCCGTAGTAGTGATGCGGTAACTGTCGGAGGCGATGGTAGCGCAGCCGCTCCTGCGCGACAGCCAGTGGCGACGCGGCAACTCGTGATTCTGGGAATTACAGGCGGCCTGGTCCCTTGTCCTGCGGCCTTGGTGGTGCTGCTCAGCGCCGTAGCAATGCATCGCATCGCACTTGGTTTTTACCTGATCGTTGCTTTCAGCGTTGGACTTGCGGCGGTGCTCATAGCGATTGGATTGCTGATGGTGCATGCAGGGCGGTTCCTGTCTCGGCTGCATCCCAATAGCGAACTCGTACGGCGACGCCTGCCTTTGCTATCCGCGGTTTTCATCACACTCGTGGGAGTTGTGCTGGTTGTGCAATCGCTGAAGCCTGTCGGCTCTGTCCAGGTCGGATCGTTCGCCAGTCCGAAGTGGTTGTTAGTAGCAGGTATTGGATTATTACTAGGAATGCGGCACTCTACCGATCCTGATCACGTGATTGCGGTTACCACCATCGTGACACGCTTGCGCACTCTCCGACATGCCAGCTTTGTTGGGATGTTGTGGGGCGTTGGTCACACACTGACGATTTTCATTGTGGGTTCGGCGATCATCTTGTTCGATCTTGTGATTCCTCCACGCATCGGGCTCTCGATGGAATTTGCGGTTGCTCTGATGTTGATTGTGCTCGGGGTACTGAACCTCACCGGAGTCTTGGCGTGGTTTACGAGGCGTGCCACGCCAGCCTCGGCTGAGAGCCAAGGCGTTACGGAAGCTCGTGCGGCAGGCTCAAACTCAGAGCGGGTGCTCGACCGCGTGCTATCCCGTTTCGGGACTTATCAACTCGTGCGACCCCTCGTTATCGGAATTGTCCATGGTCTGGCCGGCTCAGCGGCCGTGGCTTTGCTGGTGCTCGCTACCATTCATAATCCAGTTTGGGCGATCGGCTATCTGCTTCTCTTCGGATTAGGAACGATTGCCGGAATGATGCTCATGACAGCCGTCATCGCCATGCCGGTAGTGTGGACAGGAAAGAGCTTCGTTCGCCTGAATCGCTATATGTGCGCAACTTCAGGAATCGTGAGTGTCGCCTTCGGGCTGTTCTTGGTTTACCAGATTGGATTCGTCTCCGGACTGTTCAGCGCTGCACCGAAGTGGATTCCTGGATAA
- a CDS encoding tetratricopeptide repeat protein, whose product MRANRSYSSVLSFRFALLALVCQLVVGQSAPKPLAADTTDQRIRFFQAQLARDPDYYVNYNRLAGAYALKARETGDISYYELAEKATRKSLDLESQDEEAVTAYGQLGAIQFAEHRFSEAASSAERALKLADDPDALALAGDAQLEMGEYAKAESFFARIAAPNDGRPHTGREYLRTTRQASLAWIRGEVERSISLMKQACALSEQAHLPAENLAWTHFMLGEQLFQSGNVSSAEKEMSAALSAFPLYHRALAGMGQVRAAQHQFTVAADFYRRAIAVIPLPTYAAALGDIYHREKKDAEAEKQYALVEYIGQLGALNKQVYNRELALFFADHDRRLGESLALAQRELEVRHDVYTWDALAWALLKNNRAQEAHEAMQKALAHGTRDPVMFFHAAAIERKLGNPSAADFARKALAINPEFHVLYSDEARRWLNPSSASRQNGEVVKTELRRPETGTTRCFDGEHSCAPKRTGPASTFGASRSMFLVPNCVSFETALSVRAAGDWVGDRGIAYNDRAARRGTIGHPDAKSSVKLEVRRARHSYPDRVERKVVA is encoded by the coding sequence ATGAGGGCCAATCGTTCTTATTCGTCCGTACTCAGTTTCAGATTCGCTCTCTTAGCCCTCGTCTGCCAGCTTGTTGTTGGACAATCTGCTCCCAAACCACTCGCAGCAGACACGACTGACCAGCGAATCCGCTTCTTTCAGGCGCAGCTCGCACGTGATCCCGACTACTACGTAAACTACAACCGGTTGGCGGGTGCCTATGCACTGAAGGCCCGTGAAACCGGCGACATCAGCTACTACGAACTTGCCGAGAAGGCGACCAGAAAATCGCTGGACCTGGAGTCGCAGGATGAGGAAGCTGTAACCGCCTACGGGCAATTAGGGGCAATTCAATTCGCGGAACACCGTTTTTCGGAAGCAGCTTCGAGTGCTGAGCGCGCCCTCAAGCTTGCTGACGATCCAGATGCCTTGGCACTTGCCGGGGACGCGCAGCTCGAGATGGGAGAGTATGCGAAAGCCGAGTCCTTCTTCGCCAGAATTGCCGCCCCAAATGATGGGCGTCCGCATACCGGTCGCGAGTACTTAAGGACCACGCGCCAAGCGTCGCTGGCGTGGATTCGTGGCGAGGTCGAGCGTTCGATTTCACTGATGAAGCAGGCCTGCGCACTCTCTGAACAGGCACACCTACCGGCGGAAAACCTGGCTTGGACCCACTTCATGCTTGGCGAGCAATTATTTCAGTCCGGAAATGTGTCGAGTGCGGAGAAGGAGATGAGTGCCGCTTTGTCGGCCTTTCCGCTCTATCACCGTGCGCTGGCGGGCATGGGACAGGTTCGCGCTGCCCAACACCAGTTCACAGTAGCTGCCGATTTCTACAGGCGTGCGATTGCCGTCATACCTTTGCCCACATACGCCGCCGCGCTGGGAGATATCTATCACCGCGAGAAAAAAGATGCGGAGGCGGAGAAGCAATACGCACTCGTGGAGTACATCGGACAGCTCGGGGCGCTGAATAAGCAGGTCTACAATCGCGAGCTCGCGTTGTTCTTTGCCGACCACGATAGGCGCTTGGGCGAATCGCTTGCTCTAGCGCAGAGAGAGTTGGAAGTGCGGCACGATGTATACACGTGGGACGCTCTCGCGTGGGCATTGCTGAAGAACAATCGTGCGCAAGAAGCTCACGAAGCCATGCAAAAGGCTCTGGCCCACGGCACGCGGGATCCGGTTATGTTCTTCCATGCCGCTGCGATTGAGCGCAAGCTCGGCAACCCGAGTGCGGCAGATTTCGCCCGCAAAGCACTCGCGATCAATCCTGAGTTTCATGTCCTGTATAGCGATGAGGCGCGACGGTGGCTTAACCCTTCCAGTGCCAGCCGACAAAATGGAGAGGTCGTAAAAACCGAACTGCGCCGGCCTGAGACTGGAACCACGAGATGCTTTGACGGTGAGCATTCATGCGCTCCCAAACGAACCGGACCGGCGAGCACATTTGGCGCAAGCCGATCCATGTTCCTGGTGCCTAATTGTGTTTCTTTTGAAACTGCCTTGTCAGTTCGTGCAGCTGGCGACTGGGTCGGGGATCGTGGGATCGCCTACAACGATCGTGCTGCCCGCCGGGGCACCATTGGCCACCCAGACGCGAAGAGTTCCGTCAAGCTTGAAGTTCGGCGCGCCCGCCATTCCTATCCAGACCGAGTGGAAAGGAAAGTCGTAGCTTGA